From one Brevundimonas sp. PAMC22021 genomic stretch:
- a CDS encoding acetyl-CoA C-acetyltransferase, with the protein MADAYIYDAVRTPRGKGKKDGSLHEITGLSLATQVLEALRDRNALDTRKVDDVVLGCVTPVGELGADIARTAVLAAGWSQETAGVQINRFCASGLEAVNMAAAKVKAGEADFAVGGGVEVMSRVPMGSDMGAWPTDPSSAFPTYFVPQGVSADMIATKYGFSRDDVDAYAVESHKRSDRSWAEGRFSKSVVPVKDQLGLVRLDHDETIRPNTDMQTLGGLNPSFAMMGEMAFDAVINQRYPEVERVKHVHTPGNSSGIVDGAAGVLIGSLEAGQALGLKPRARIKGAASIGSEPSIMLTGPEYVSRKLLNRLGMTTADIDLWELNEAFAAVVLRYMQAMDIPHDKINVCGGAIAMGHPLGATGAMITSVVLDELERSDKSTALVTLCIGGGMGTATVIERV; encoded by the coding sequence ATGGCTGACGCCTACATCTACGACGCCGTCCGCACGCCGCGCGGCAAGGGCAAGAAGGACGGCTCGCTGCACGAGATCACCGGCCTGTCGCTGGCGACCCAGGTGCTGGAGGCGCTGCGCGACCGCAACGCGCTGGACACCCGCAAGGTCGATGACGTGGTGCTGGGCTGCGTGACGCCGGTGGGCGAACTGGGCGCCGACATCGCGCGCACGGCGGTTCTGGCCGCCGGCTGGTCGCAAGAGACGGCGGGCGTCCAGATCAACCGCTTCTGCGCCTCGGGGCTCGAGGCGGTGAACATGGCGGCGGCCAAGGTCAAGGCGGGCGAGGCGGACTTCGCCGTCGGCGGCGGCGTCGAGGTCATGAGCCGCGTGCCGATGGGCTCGGACATGGGCGCCTGGCCGACCGACCCGTCGTCGGCCTTTCCGACCTACTTCGTGCCGCAGGGCGTGTCCGCGGACATGATCGCGACGAAGTACGGCTTCAGCCGCGACGACGTGGACGCCTATGCGGTGGAAAGCCACAAGCGGTCGGACCGCTCGTGGGCCGAGGGGCGGTTCAGCAAGTCGGTGGTGCCGGTCAAGGATCAGCTGGGGCTGGTGCGCCTGGACCATGACGAGACCATTCGTCCGAACACCGACATGCAGACGCTGGGCGGCCTCAACCCCTCCTTCGCCATGATGGGCGAGATGGCGTTCGATGCGGTGATCAACCAGCGCTACCCCGAGGTCGAGCGGGTCAAGCACGTACACACGCCGGGCAATTCCTCGGGCATCGTCGACGGCGCGGCCGGCGTGCTGATCGGCTCGCTGGAAGCGGGCCAGGCGCTGGGCCTGAAGCCCCGCGCACGCATCAAGGGCGCGGCCTCGATCGGTTCGGAGCCGTCGATCATGCTGACCGGACCCGAGTACGTGTCCAGGAAGCTGCTGAACCGCCTCGGCATGACCACCGCCGACATCGACCTGTGGGAGCTGAACGAAGCCTTTGCGGCCGTGGTGCTGCGCTACATGCAGGCGATGGACATTCCGCACGACAAGATCAACGTGTGCGGCGGCGCCATCGCCATGGGCCATCCGCTGGGCGCCACCGGCGCCATGATCACCTCGGTGGTGCTGGACGAGCTGGAGCGATCGGACAAGTCGACCGCGCTGGTGACCCTGTGCATCGGCGGCGGCATGGGCACCGCCACCGTCATCGAACGCGTCTGA
- a CDS encoding pyridoxamine 5'-phosphate oxidase family protein, which yields MAGKDLTPQEAETEFWKSLKESNTGMLRVDRPGEHAQPMTGYGEPETGTIWFFTRDDTDFAQEVASGGQAGMFTYQAKDEEVYACVQGRLSVDQDRSRIDKYWNPVVAAWYPDGKDDPHLTLVRFDGEDGRVWVSKEGGLGFGFKVLKANLTKTEPDVGGVSDVNLS from the coding sequence ATGGCCGGCAAGGACCTGACCCCTCAAGAGGCCGAGACCGAATTCTGGAAAAGCCTCAAGGAATCCAACACCGGCATGCTGCGCGTCGACCGGCCGGGCGAGCACGCTCAGCCGATGACGGGCTATGGCGAGCCCGAGACCGGCACGATCTGGTTCTTTACCCGCGACGACACCGACTTCGCCCAGGAAGTCGCGTCCGGCGGCCAGGCGGGCATGTTCACCTACCAGGCCAAGGACGAGGAGGTTTACGCCTGCGTCCAGGGCCGACTGTCGGTCGATCAGGACCGCTCGCGCATCGACAAATACTGGAACCCGGTCGTCGCCGCCTGGTATCCCGACGGCAAGGACGATCCGCACCTGACGCTGGTCCGCTTCGACGGCGAGGACGGTCGGGTCTGGGTCAGCAAGGAAGGCGGCCTCGGCTTCGGCTTCAAGGTGCTGAAGGCCAACTTGACCAAGACTGAGCCGGACGTCGGCGGCGTGTCGGACGTGAACCTGAGCTAG
- a CDS encoding sulfite exporter TauE/SafE family protein encodes MDIYLPIAEVSVNWPLLVILGAVVGFVSGLFGIGGGFLMAPILVFFGIPPTVAVASQASHVVASSTSGVIRYSGQGAVDYRIGGVMAAGGATGALLGVELFRYLRLLGQADLVVAISYLLFLGVIGTLMLRESLTEIIRRRRGITAPRKERRRPLWLYGLPLRMKFPRSGLYISAIPPFGLGVFAGVLSAIMGVGGGFVLVPAMLYVLRMRAGVVVGTSLFQIIITTAVTTVLQAGRNQTVDIVLATILLLGGVVGAQAGARFSGRFRGEELRALLGLIVLLVGLQMGLGLFVEPSDVFLFAPGVSD; translated from the coding sequence TTGGATATCTACCTGCCGATCGCCGAGGTTTCGGTGAACTGGCCGCTCCTGGTGATCCTGGGGGCGGTGGTCGGCTTCGTGTCTGGACTGTTCGGCATCGGCGGCGGCTTCCTGATGGCGCCGATCCTGGTGTTCTTCGGCATTCCGCCCACGGTGGCGGTGGCCAGCCAGGCCAGCCACGTGGTCGCCTCCTCGACGTCCGGCGTGATCCGCTACTCGGGCCAGGGCGCGGTCGACTACCGCATCGGCGGAGTCATGGCCGCGGGCGGTGCGACGGGCGCCCTGCTGGGGGTCGAGTTGTTCCGCTACCTGCGCCTGCTGGGCCAGGCCGATCTGGTGGTGGCGATCTCATACCTGCTGTTCCTGGGCGTGATCGGCACGCTGATGCTGCGCGAAAGCCTGACGGAGATCATCCGCCGGCGACGGGGGATCACCGCACCGCGCAAGGAGCGGCGCCGCCCTCTGTGGCTATACGGCCTGCCGTTGCGGATGAAGTTCCCACGCTCGGGCCTTTACATCAGCGCCATTCCGCCGTTCGGCCTGGGCGTGTTCGCAGGCGTGCTGTCGGCCATCATGGGGGTGGGCGGCGGCTTTGTCCTGGTGCCGGCCATGCTCTATGTGCTGCGGATGCGGGCGGGCGTGGTGGTCGGCACCAGCCTGTTCCAGATCATCATCACCACCGCCGTCACCACCGTGCTTCAGGCCGGACGCAACCAGACGGTGGACATTGTGCTCGCCACCATCCTGCTGTTGGGCGGGGTGGTGGGCGCGCAGGCGGGCGCGCGCTTTTCCGGGCGGTTCCGGGGCGAAGAGTTGCGGGCCCTGCTGGGCCTGATCGTGCTGCTGGTCGGATTGCAGATGGGCCTGGGCCTGTTCGTTGAGCCCTCCGATGTCTTCCTGTTCGCGCCGGGGGTGTCGGACTGA
- a CDS encoding aldo/keto reductase has product MTRLVTFSDGTTIPVLGQGTWEIGDDPAWRDEEQAALARGIDLGLTVIDTAELYGDGRSERLVGEVIAGRRDEVFLVSKVRPENASEMKMMLACEKSLERLGVDRIDLYLLHWEGRVPLEETVDAFQELVDEGMIARWGVSNLDLRAMERLIDIDGGNDCAANQLLYNLGSRGVEFDLLPWMQARDMPMMAYSPLGRGGLLEHPLITDIADRHDASPAQVALAAVLRQDGVIAIPKASTVEHVEANAEALEIRFDAEDLERLDRVFPQPTKATPLDII; this is encoded by the coding sequence ATGACACGCCTCGTCACCTTTTCGGATGGGACCACCATCCCCGTTCTTGGCCAGGGCACCTGGGAAATCGGCGACGATCCAGCCTGGCGCGACGAGGAGCAGGCGGCGCTGGCGCGAGGGATCGACCTGGGCCTCACCGTCATCGACACGGCCGAGCTGTACGGCGACGGACGCTCAGAGCGGCTGGTCGGCGAGGTGATCGCGGGCCGGCGCGACGAGGTCTTCCTGGTCTCCAAGGTCCGACCCGAGAACGCCTCGGAAATGAAGATGATGCTGGCCTGCGAGAAGTCGCTGGAGCGGCTGGGCGTGGACCGGATCGACCTCTACCTGCTGCATTGGGAAGGCCGCGTTCCGCTGGAAGAGACGGTGGACGCCTTCCAGGAGCTGGTGGACGAGGGGATGATCGCCCGCTGGGGCGTGTCCAACCTGGATCTTCGCGCGATGGAGCGGCTGATCGACATCGACGGCGGAAACGACTGCGCGGCCAACCAGCTGCTCTACAATCTCGGTTCGCGCGGCGTGGAGTTCGATCTGCTGCCATGGATGCAGGCGCGCGACATGCCGATGATGGCCTATTCGCCGCTTGGGCGCGGAGGGCTGCTCGAGCATCCGCTGATCACCGACATCGCCGATCGCCACGACGCCTCTCCGGCCCAGGTGGCGCTGGCCGCCGTGCTGCGCCAGGACGGGGTGATCGCCATCCCCAAGGCCAGCACGGTCGAACATGTCGAGGCCAATGCCGAGGCGCTGGAAATCCGCTTCGACGCCGAGGATCTGGAACGGCTGGACCGGGTGTTCCCGCAACCGACCAAGGCAACGCCGCTGGACATCATCTGA
- a CDS encoding 3-hydroxyacyl-CoA dehydrogenase NAD-binding domain-containing protein, which yields MENFKIDVDADGIALVSFDVAGRSMNTLTGQVMDEIPQVVERIKTDDAIKGAVLTSGKPSGFCAGADLGDMASGMLSGAGDLQAAYDAGWKLNGALRALETCGKPVAAAINGLALGGGLELTLACHYRVVENDNRIQLGLPEIKVGLFPGGGGTQRLTRLIGVQAALMQMSEGKSWRPNDAKGAGVVHEVVEKGQSVEAAKTWIRNGGKAQQPWDDKSFKLPGGGPYHPAGIQNFMVGNAMLRKQSYGNYPAVLNLMKAVYEGLQVPIDAGLRIETRYFIKTLMTPQAQAMIRSLFLSKQELDKGAVRPAGVEKSDPKKVTVLGAGMMGAGIAYVQAMAGIETVLIDQTQEAADKGKQHVADLLKKRLSRGQMTQEKHDATLALVTATTDYDLIKGSDLVVEAVFESREIKSDVTRRAEAQLSEGAVFGSNTSTLPITGLAEASVRPEDFIGIHFFSPVDKMMLVEIIMGEKTGDAALAKAIDYVLKIKKTPIVVNDSRGFYTSRCFSTFLTEGLAMLVEGYSPALIDNVGRMTGMPRGPLEMHDDVALDLSYKIAKQTKADLGDAYVPNPGEDLVATMVEDGRFGRKNGKGFYDYDQKPKTLWAGLGELAPVTQTEGFGESPDAFAHIDELKTRLLYRQAVEVARCWEEGVIDDPREADLGAILGWGFAPWTGGPVSFIDGVGLATFVETADRLADAYGDRFKVPQLLRDMAEKGEAFYGRFAPETKAAA from the coding sequence ATGGAAAACTTCAAGATCGACGTTGACGCCGACGGCATCGCCCTCGTCTCCTTCGACGTGGCCGGCCGGTCGATGAACACCCTGACCGGACAGGTCATGGACGAGATCCCGCAGGTCGTCGAACGCATCAAGACCGACGACGCCATCAAGGGCGCGGTTCTGACCAGCGGCAAGCCAAGCGGCTTTTGCGCCGGCGCCGACCTCGGCGACATGGCTTCGGGCATGCTGTCCGGCGCGGGCGACCTGCAGGCCGCATATGACGCGGGCTGGAAGCTGAACGGCGCGCTGCGGGCGCTGGAAACCTGCGGAAAACCGGTGGCGGCGGCCATCAACGGCTTGGCGCTGGGCGGCGGACTGGAGCTGACGCTGGCCTGCCACTACCGGGTGGTCGAGAACGACAACAGGATCCAACTGGGCCTGCCCGAGATCAAGGTCGGCCTGTTCCCCGGCGGCGGCGGCACACAGCGTTTGACGCGCCTGATCGGCGTGCAGGCGGCCCTGATGCAGATGAGCGAAGGCAAGTCGTGGCGTCCGAACGACGCGAAGGGCGCGGGCGTCGTCCACGAAGTGGTCGAAAAAGGCCAATCGGTCGAGGCCGCCAAGACCTGGATCAGGAACGGCGGCAAGGCCCAGCAGCCCTGGGACGACAAGTCGTTCAAGCTGCCGGGCGGCGGCCCCTACCACCCGGCCGGCATCCAGAACTTCATGGTCGGCAACGCCATGCTGCGCAAGCAGTCCTACGGCAACTATCCGGCCGTGCTGAACCTGATGAAGGCGGTCTACGAGGGCCTGCAGGTTCCGATCGACGCGGGGCTGCGGATCGAGACGCGCTACTTCATCAAGACCCTGATGACGCCGCAGGCGCAGGCCATGATCCGCTCGCTGTTCCTGTCCAAGCAGGAACTGGACAAGGGCGCGGTGCGCCCGGCCGGCGTTGAAAAGTCCGATCCCAAGAAGGTCACGGTGCTGGGCGCCGGCATGATGGGCGCGGGCATCGCCTATGTGCAGGCCATGGCCGGTATCGAGACGGTGCTGATCGACCAGACCCAGGAAGCCGCCGACAAGGGCAAGCAGCACGTCGCCGACCTGTTGAAGAAGCGGCTGTCGCGCGGCCAGATGACCCAGGAGAAGCACGACGCCACCCTGGCCCTGGTCACCGCCACCACCGACTACGACCTGATCAAGGGGTCGGACCTGGTGGTCGAGGCGGTGTTCGAAAGCCGCGAGATCAAGTCGGACGTGACCAGGCGGGCCGAGGCTCAGCTGTCCGAAGGCGCCGTGTTCGGCTCCAACACCTCGACCCTGCCGATCACCGGCCTGGCCGAGGCCAGCGTGCGGCCCGAGGACTTCATCGGCATTCACTTCTTCTCGCCGGTCGACAAGATGATGCTGGTCGAGATCATCATGGGCGAAAAGACGGGCGACGCGGCCCTGGCCAAGGCCATCGACTATGTCCTGAAGATCAAGAAGACGCCGATCGTGGTCAACGACAGCCGCGGCTTCTACACCTCGCGCTGCTTCTCGACCTTCCTGACCGAAGGGCTGGCGATGTTGGTCGAGGGCTATTCTCCGGCCCTGATCGACAACGTCGGGCGCATGACCGGCATGCCGCGCGGCCCGCTGGAAATGCACGACGACGTGGCGCTGGACCTGTCCTACAAGATCGCCAAACAGACCAAGGCGGACCTGGGCGACGCCTATGTTCCGAACCCCGGCGAAGACCTAGTCGCCACCATGGTCGAGGACGGCCGTTTCGGGCGCAAGAACGGCAAGGGCTTCTATGACTATGACCAGAAGCCAAAGACGCTGTGGGCGGGCCTGGGCGAACTCGCGCCCGTGACCCAGACCGAAGGCTTCGGCGAAAGCCCCGACGCCTTCGCCCACATCGATGAGCTCAAGACACGCCTGCTCTATCGCCAGGCGGTGGAGGTGGCGCGGTGCTGGGAAGAGGGCGTGATCGACGATCCTCGCGAGGCGGACCTCGGCGCTATCCTAGGCTGGGGCTTCGCGCCCTGGACCGGAGGTCCGGTCAGCTTCATCGACGGGGTCGGCCTGGCGACGTTCGTCGAGACGGCGGATCGCCTGGCGGACGCCTACGGAGACCGCTTCAAGGTGCCGCAGCTGCTGCGCGACATGGCCGAAAAGGGCGAGGCCTTCTACGGCCGCTTCGCGCCGGAGACCAAGGCGGCCGCCTGA
- a CDS encoding aspartate aminotransferase family protein, whose protein sequence is MSTNHLMGVYNRAPLEVERGRGARLWSTDGTEYLDCVAGISTNGLGHAHPVLVQAVKDQAEKLWHVSNIFRIPGQEALADQLCQSSFADVVFFTNSGTEAVECALKTARKYHSANGQAERIDIYGFDGSFHGRTYGAINAAANPSYTEGFGPPMQGFHQLKWGDKDALEAAFKSPTTAAVILEPVQGEGGCRATPEEDLRWMRQMADEHGVLLIFDEVQCGMGRSGKLWAHEWACMAPDIMAVAKALGGGFPIGACLASAKAAQGMTVGVHGSTFGGNPLAMAVGQAALSTINTPEILNNVAEIAGYLKQQLAGLQERYPDVIVDVRGKGLLIGVKLHPNNREFMALARETQQLLVAGGGDNCVRLLPPLNLTLEEAREAITRFEGACAVVREKLTA, encoded by the coding sequence GTGTCCACGAACCATCTGATGGGTGTCTACAATCGCGCGCCGCTGGAGGTGGAGCGCGGGCGAGGCGCGCGCCTGTGGTCGACGGACGGGACCGAATATCTGGATTGCGTCGCCGGCATCTCGACGAACGGCTTGGGCCACGCGCATCCGGTGCTGGTGCAGGCGGTCAAGGACCAGGCGGAGAAGCTGTGGCATGTCTCCAACATCTTCCGCATTCCAGGGCAGGAAGCCTTGGCCGACCAACTGTGCCAATCGAGCTTCGCCGACGTGGTCTTCTTCACCAACTCGGGGACCGAGGCCGTGGAGTGCGCGCTGAAGACGGCGCGCAAATACCACTCCGCCAACGGCCAGGCTGAGCGGATCGACATCTACGGCTTCGACGGCTCGTTCCACGGCCGCACCTATGGCGCGATCAATGCGGCCGCCAATCCCAGCTACACCGAGGGCTTCGGCCCGCCTATGCAAGGGTTCCACCAGCTGAAGTGGGGCGACAAGGACGCGCTGGAGGCCGCCTTCAAGTCGCCGACCACCGCCGCCGTGATCCTGGAGCCGGTGCAGGGCGAGGGCGGATGCCGCGCCACGCCCGAAGAAGACCTGCGCTGGATGCGCCAGATGGCCGATGAGCACGGCGTCTTGCTGATCTTCGACGAGGTCCAGTGCGGCATGGGCCGGAGCGGCAAGCTTTGGGCGCACGAATGGGCCTGCATGGCGCCCGACATCATGGCGGTGGCCAAGGCGCTGGGCGGCGGCTTTCCCATCGGCGCCTGCCTGGCGTCGGCCAAGGCGGCGCAAGGCATGACGGTGGGCGTCCACGGCTCGACATTCGGGGGCAATCCGCTGGCCATGGCGGTGGGACAGGCGGCGCTGTCGACCATCAACACGCCCGAGATCCTGAACAATGTGGCCGAAATCGCCGGCTATCTGAAGCAGCAGCTGGCGGGGCTGCAGGAACGCTATCCCGACGTGATCGTGGACGTGCGGGGCAAGGGCCTGCTGATCGGGGTCAAGCTGCACCCGAACAATCGCGAGTTCATGGCGCTGGCGCGCGAGACGCAGCAGCTGCTGGTGGCCGGCGGCGGCGACAACTGCGTGCGCCTGTTGCCGCCCCTGAACCTGACGCTGGAAGAGGCGCGCGAGGCGATCACGCGCTTCGAGGGCGCGTGTGCGGTGGTGCGCGAAAAGCTTACAGCCTGA
- a CDS encoding PQQ-dependent sugar dehydrogenase, whose protein sequence is MRLIAAAASTSLIVLAAACGASGEAPGKSGEAPASRGAPLETRAANAPDQRPAFEGQTRAPAARTDQALMHRVVASGLEHPWGLAMMPDGRWLVTEKPGRLRIVTGEGQISAPVQGLPRVDARGQGGLLDVAISPEFARDRMVYWSYAEPRESGNATSVARGRLSDDGARVENVQVIFRAQPTYDGDKHFGSSLAFDGQGHLFITLGERSDKPMRPQAQDLNSHMGKTIRINADGTIPQDNPFVGRDGARPEIFSFGHRNVQGVAVQPNGAVWTIEHGTRGGDEINLEKPGANYGWPEVSYGIEYNGQPGTWVTAREGTEQPVYYWDPVIAPGGAAFYQGAMFPGWDGDLLVAGLKDKQLARLVIENDRVVGEERLLTDLGERIRDVAVAPDGAVWVITDQDDGKLVRLSVAS, encoded by the coding sequence ATGCGCCTGATCGCCGCCGCCGCCTCGACCTCGCTGATCGTTCTGGCCGCAGCCTGCGGCGCCAGCGGGGAGGCGCCCGGCAAATCCGGCGAGGCCCCTGCCTCTCGCGGAGCGCCGCTGGAGACGCGGGCGGCCAATGCGCCGGACCAGCGTCCCGCCTTCGAGGGCCAGACCCGGGCGCCGGCGGCGCGCACCGACCAGGCGCTGATGCACCGGGTGGTCGCCTCCGGGCTCGAGCATCCGTGGGGCCTGGCGATGATGCCGGACGGCCGCTGGCTGGTGACGGAAAAGCCGGGACGGCTGCGGATCGTCACGGGCGAAGGGCAGATCAGCGCGCCGGTGCAGGGTCTGCCCCGCGTCGATGCGCGTGGTCAGGGTGGCCTGCTGGACGTGGCGATCAGCCCCGAGTTCGCCCGCGACCGCATGGTCTACTGGAGCTATGCCGAGCCGCGCGAAAGCGGCAACGCCACCTCCGTCGCGCGCGGGCGGCTGTCGGACGACGGCGCGCGCGTCGAAAACGTCCAGGTGATCTTCCGCGCCCAGCCGACCTATGACGGCGACAAGCATTTCGGCTCGTCGCTGGCGTTCGACGGCCAGGGCCATCTGTTCATCACCCTGGGCGAGCGGTCGGACAAGCCGATGCGGCCGCAGGCGCAGGACCTGAACTCGCACATGGGCAAGACTATCCGCATCAATGCGGATGGCACCATCCCGCAGGACAATCCCTTTGTCGGCCGAGACGGCGCGCGGCCGGAAATCTTCAGCTTCGGCCACCGGAACGTGCAGGGCGTGGCGGTGCAGCCGAACGGCGCGGTCTGGACCATCGAGCACGGCACGCGCGGGGGCGACGAGATCAACCTGGAGAAGCCGGGCGCCAACTATGGCTGGCCCGAGGTGTCGTACGGCATCGAATACAACGGCCAGCCCGGCACCTGGGTCACGGCGCGCGAAGGCACGGAGCAGCCGGTCTACTATTGGGATCCGGTGATCGCGCCGGGCGGGGCCGCCTTCTATCAGGGCGCCATGTTCCCGGGCTGGGACGGCGACTTGCTGGTGGCGGGGCTGAAGGACAAGCAGCTGGCGCGGCTGGTGATAGAGAACGACCGGGTGGTGGGCGAGGAGCGGCTGCTGACCGATCTGGGCGAGCGCATCCGCGACGTGGCGGTGGCGCCCGACGGCGCGGTCTGGGTCATCACGGATCAGGACGACGGCAAGCTGGTTCGACTGTCCGTCGCCTCCTGA
- the gluQRS gene encoding tRNA glutamyl-Q(34) synthetase GluQRS translates to MLTTRFAPSPTGRLHKGHAFSALTAWRAARDTGGRFLLRIEDIDPTRCRPEYEAAILEDLHWLGLDWDGPVRRQSEHLDDYARVLSDLEARGLLYRCFRTRKEILDAIGDAPHGAAEAVRPGPHSADEEARLLEEGRPFAWRLSLDRAREAIGEDAWRSLAFTEDGAGPNGETGRISVRPETAGDVVLGRKDTGVAYHLAVTHDDAVQGVTHVIRGQDLFEASHIQRLIQTLMDWPEPRYRHHPLLTDASGRRYAKRDRSMTLAELRNSGVSAADLRAELGFSSGG, encoded by the coding sequence ATGCTGACCACCCGCTTTGCACCTTCGCCGACCGGCCGACTGCACAAAGGCCACGCCTTTTCCGCCCTGACCGCCTGGCGCGCGGCGCGGGATACCGGCGGGCGTTTCCTGCTGCGCATCGAGGACATCGACCCGACCCGCTGCCGGCCCGAGTACGAGGCCGCCATTCTGGAGGATCTCCACTGGCTGGGTCTCGACTGGGACGGGCCCGTACGCCGCCAATCGGAGCATCTCGACGACTACGCCCGCGTGCTGTCCGATCTCGAAGCGCGGGGCCTGCTTTACCGCTGCTTTCGCACCCGCAAGGAGATCCTCGACGCCATCGGCGACGCCCCGCACGGAGCGGCCGAAGCTGTTCGCCCCGGACCGCACTCGGCTGACGAAGAAGCGCGCCTGCTGGAGGAAGGCCGCCCCTTCGCCTGGCGGCTGTCCCTCGACCGCGCCCGCGAAGCCATCGGCGAAGACGCCTGGCGTTCCCTCGCCTTCACCGAGGACGGCGCCGGCCCGAACGGCGAGACCGGTCGCATCTCGGTCCGGCCGGAAACCGCCGGCGATGTCGTCCTGGGCCGCAAGGACACCGGCGTCGCCTACCACCTCGCCGTGACCCACGACGACGCCGTGCAAGGCGTCACTCACGTCATCCGCGGCCAGGATCTGTTCGAAGCCTCCCACATCCAGCGCCTGATCCAGACCCTGATGGACTGGCCAGAACCCCGCTACCGCCACCACCCCCTGCTGACCGACGCCTCCGGCCGCCGCTACGCCAAGCGCGACCGATCGATGACCCTGGCGGAGCTGCGCAACAGCGGCGTCAGCGCCGCAGATCTGCGCGCAGAACTCGGCTTCAGCTCCGGCGGCTGA
- a CDS encoding TIGR02186 family protein, with protein sequence MMQALPPPAVEAPPPERSVATTDDLRVAAALTEARVHVDSSFRGASIVLYGAVFNPSDQPTDVVVVVRGPDAPVRLVRKVRTLGVWLNSRPVLFEGAPGFYMTASTRPLSDIADFGQLRRLGVGVDHLRIQAPEESRTVTRYGVRDVVVSRLGEDYLDWRRAVIRLREAAALYNTDPQGVSFVDRGLFRAEVELPAVAPVGRYHAEVWLFQDGEPASVSNLTLTVEKVGLERDIYDFAHRQPWTYGVLCVLLAALTGYGASRLFSRRS encoded by the coding sequence ATGATGCAGGCCCTGCCGCCGCCCGCCGTCGAGGCGCCGCCGCCCGAGCGTTCGGTCGCCACCACCGATGACCTGCGCGTGGCCGCCGCCCTGACCGAGGCGAGGGTGCATGTGGACTCCAGCTTTCGCGGCGCCTCCATCGTGCTGTACGGCGCGGTGTTCAACCCCAGCGACCAGCCGACCGACGTGGTTGTGGTGGTGCGCGGCCCCGATGCGCCGGTGCGCCTGGTGCGAAAGGTGCGGACCCTCGGCGTCTGGCTGAACAGCCGGCCCGTGCTGTTCGAGGGCGCCCCCGGCTTCTACATGACGGCCTCGACCCGACCGTTGTCCGACATCGCCGACTTCGGCCAGCTGCGTCGCCTGGGGGTCGGCGTCGATCACCTGCGCATCCAGGCGCCGGAGGAAAGCCGCACCGTCACCCGCTACGGCGTGCGCGACGTGGTGGTCAGCCGCCTGGGCGAGGATTACCTCGACTGGCGCCGCGCCGTGATCCGCCTGCGAGAGGCGGCCGCCCTCTACAACACCGATCCGCAGGGCGTCAGCTTCGTGGATCGCGGCCTGTTCCGCGCCGAGGTCGAACTACCGGCCGTGGCCCCCGTCGGGCGTTACCACGCCGAGGTGTGGCTGTTCCAGGACGGCGAACCGGCGTCGGTCTCTAACCTGACCCTGACGGTCGAGAAGGTCGGGCTCGAGCGCGACATCTACGACTTCGCCCACCGCCAGCCCTGGACCTATGGCGTGCTGTGCGTCCTGCTCGCCGCCCTGACCGGTTACGGCGCCTCGCGCCTGTTCAGCCGCCGGAGCTGA
- the argF gene encoding ornithine carbamoyltransferase: MTRHFLDIHRLEASDLRAILDDAHARKQARKGWPQGRADADAPGRDRVLAMIFEKNSTRTRFSFDAAIRQLGGSSIIATASDMQLGRGEPVEDTARVLSRMVDAVMIRANDHEDVERFARVATVPVINGLTDRSHPCQILADLLTIEEHRGPVAGQTIAWIGDGNNVCHSFMHAAAKFGFHLNVACPAEYHPDLRDLAKGGEAVSLTSDPREAAERADVVVTDTWVSMGDKDYEARLHAFEAYQVDEALLDLAAPDAVFLHCLPAHRGEEVTDAVIDGPRSLVWDEAENRIHAQKAVLAWCFGG, from the coding sequence ATGACCCGCCACTTCCTCGACATCCACCGGCTGGAGGCGAGCGATCTGCGCGCCATCCTGGACGACGCCCACGCCCGCAAACAGGCGCGCAAGGGCTGGCCGCAAGGGCGCGCCGACGCCGATGCGCCCGGCAGGGACCGGGTGCTGGCGATGATCTTTGAAAAGAACTCGACCCGCACCCGCTTCAGCTTCGACGCCGCCATCCGTCAGCTGGGAGGCTCATCGATCATCGCGACCGCGTCCGACATGCAGCTGGGTCGCGGCGAGCCGGTGGAGGACACCGCGCGGGTGCTGTCGCGCATGGTGGATGCGGTGATGATCCGCGCCAACGACCACGAGGACGTGGAGCGTTTCGCCCGGGTCGCAACCGTTCCGGTCATCAACGGCCTGACCGACCGCTCGCATCCGTGTCAGATCCTGGCCGACCTGCTGACGATCGAGGAGCATCGCGGGCCGGTCGCCGGCCAGACGATCGCCTGGATCGGCGACGGCAACAACGTCTGCCACAGCTTCATGCACGCGGCGGCCAAGTTCGGCTTCCACCTGAACGTCGCCTGTCCGGCCGAATACCACCCGGACCTGCGCGACCTGGCCAAGGGCGGCGAGGCGGTCAGCCTGACCTCCGATCCGCGCGAGGCCGCCGAGCGCGCAGATGTGGTCGTCACCGACACCTGGGTGTCGATGGGCGACAAGGACTATGAGGCGCGCCTGCACGCCTTCGAGGCCTATCAGGTGGATGAGGCGCTGCTGGACCTCGCCGCACCGGACGCGGTCTTCCTGCACTGCCTGCCGGCGCACCGGGGTGAAGAGGTGACGGACGCCGTGATCGACGGCCCGCGCTCTCTCGTCTGGGACGAGGCGGAAAACCGCATTCACGCCCAGAAGGCCGTGCTGGCCTGGTGCTTCGGCGGCTGA